A stretch of the Buchananella sp. 14KM1171 genome encodes the following:
- a CDS encoding metallopeptidase family protein: MIDVPDDVFDAAVEEALQQIPDGLLSRLDNVVVLVEDEPTEEQLESAEPFWCEECGEEHADDLLGLYEGTPLTERGDYWGAGALPDRITIFRGPLKRMCEDREELVEEIAVTVVHEVAHHFGIEDDRLHELGWG; this comes from the coding sequence GTGATTGACGTGCCGGATGATGTGTTCGACGCCGCCGTCGAGGAGGCCTTGCAGCAGATCCCTGACGGGTTGCTGAGCAGGCTGGACAACGTGGTGGTGTTGGTGGAGGACGAGCCCACCGAGGAGCAGCTGGAGTCTGCCGAGCCGTTTTGGTGCGAGGAGTGCGGTGAGGAGCACGCCGATGACCTGCTTGGTCTCTACGAGGGCACGCCGCTGACAGAGCGTGGCGACTATTGGGGTGCGGGCGCGTTGCCGGATCGCATCACGATCTTCCGTGGCCCGCTTAAGCGCATGTGTGAGGATCGGGAGGAGTTGGTGGAGGAGATCGCGGTGACGGTGGTTCACGAGGTCGCCCACCATTTCGGCATCGAGGACGATCGCCTGCACGAGTTGGGGTGGGGGTAG